In a single window of the Pseudohongiella acticola genome:
- a CDS encoding TonB-dependent siderophore receptor — translation MFASRFSRGPLSGHAAVITSFASLLTLALSSAGHAQSSQRDADASDGVDEIVVTSRYTTNERLDSATGLGLSLYETPQSVSVMTAERIADQNLRSLTDVVDNAAGVSARAQDSTRSTYSSRGFSVNNYQIDGVPIYWQPGNNAGETQSDTSLYERVEVVRGATGLLTGAGNPSASINLVRKHANSREFTSSLSASAGRWNNYSVTADVGTALNASGTVRGRVVTHYQDGDSFRDLGGDTKTVLYGVVDIDVTDQTLLRVGATYQDNEPTASTWGGLPTWHADGSRTDWARSKTIGADWTTWSSEVENYYVDVVHQFRNGWNAKLSLNNNVNASKQMLLYMSGTPDRETGLGMGASPRNADTDREQTSISLNVNGDYQLFGRSHELTFGVVDHNEDNIAFSRARTNIAPVGNFNLWDGSYPQPTWGARNVDIDVTTEQFGVYAATRLSLTEQFKVITGARLADWEQDGLYYGTPRTFGDTNVLIPYVGALYEFNDQHTVYASYTEIFQPQNLQDRNGDFLDPVTGESQELGLKSLFFDGALQTTVAVFDILQDDLGQPDGNFIVPGSDNSQAYFAAEGANSTGYELEVVGQLTQAWDLSFSYTSFDVEDAAGNDVNTDNPRELLKLYSTYRFGGALERLTVAGGVNWQGREYMNATNPVTGATNRLEQDAFSLVSLMARYDISSNLSAQLNVDNLLDETYYSQIGFYSQLEYGQPRNITGTLRYDF, via the coding sequence ATGTTTGCATCCCGTTTTTCGCGTGGACCACTCTCAGGCCACGCCGCCGTTATCACTTCATTCGCCTCGCTGCTGACGCTGGCACTGTCCAGTGCTGGCCATGCCCAGTCCTCGCAACGCGATGCCGACGCTAGTGACGGCGTTGACGAAATTGTGGTGACCAGCCGTTACACCACCAACGAGCGTCTTGATTCCGCCACCGGCTTGGGCCTGAGTCTTTATGAAACGCCGCAGTCCGTGAGCGTGATGACCGCCGAACGTATCGCTGACCAGAATCTGCGCTCGCTGACCGATGTTGTCGACAACGCCGCCGGTGTGTCTGCCCGGGCTCAGGACAGCACCCGTTCCACCTATTCATCGCGTGGTTTCTCCGTCAACAACTATCAGATTGATGGTGTGCCCATCTACTGGCAGCCGGGCAACAACGCCGGTGAAACCCAGTCTGATACCAGCCTGTACGAGCGTGTCGAAGTGGTGCGTGGTGCCACCGGTCTGCTGACCGGCGCCGGCAACCCGTCAGCGTCCATCAATCTGGTGCGCAAACATGCCAATAGCCGCGAATTTACCAGTTCGTTGAGCGCCTCAGCCGGGCGCTGGAACAATTACAGTGTCACTGCCGACGTTGGTACTGCCCTGAATGCCAGTGGCACCGTTCGCGGCCGGGTGGTGACACATTATCAGGATGGTGACTCCTTCCGTGATCTGGGTGGTGATACCAAGACAGTGCTTTATGGTGTTGTTGATATCGATGTCACTGACCAGACCCTGTTACGCGTGGGCGCCACCTATCAGGACAATGAACCAACAGCGTCCACCTGGGGCGGCCTGCCCACCTGGCACGCGGATGGCTCGCGTACCGACTGGGCGCGCAGCAAAACCATTGGTGCCGACTGGACCACCTGGTCTTCTGAAGTGGAAAACTATTACGTAGACGTGGTTCATCAATTTCGCAATGGCTGGAACGCCAAGCTCAGCCTGAACAATAACGTTAACGCCTCAAAACAGATGTTGCTGTACATGTCTGGCACGCCTGATCGCGAAACCGGGCTGGGGATGGGAGCGTCGCCCCGCAATGCGGATACCGATCGCGAGCAGACCAGCATCAGCCTGAACGTCAATGGTGACTATCAGCTGTTTGGTCGCAGCCATGAGTTAACCTTCGGTGTCGTGGATCACAATGAAGACAATATTGCCTTTTCCCGCGCCCGTACTAACATCGCGCCGGTCGGTAACTTCAATCTTTGGGATGGCAGTTACCCACAGCCGACGTGGGGTGCCCGCAACGTAGACATTGATGTCACCACCGAACAATTTGGTGTCTACGCGGCAACGCGTCTGTCGTTGACCGAGCAGTTCAAAGTGATTACCGGTGCTCGCCTGGCAGACTGGGAGCAGGACGGCCTCTACTACGGTACGCCACGCACGTTTGGCGACACCAACGTGCTGATTCCCTACGTTGGCGCGCTATACGAGTTCAATGATCAGCATACCGTTTATGCCAGTTATACCGAGATCTTCCAGCCGCAGAATCTGCAGGACCGCAACGGCGACTTTCTGGATCCGGTCACCGGGGAAAGCCAGGAGCTGGGTCTGAAAAGCCTGTTTTTTGATGGCGCCCTGCAAACCACTGTCGCTGTATTCGATATTCTGCAGGATGATCTGGGTCAGCCCGACGGCAACTTCATTGTACCGGGCTCGGATAACAGCCAGGCCTATTTTGCTGCAGAGGGCGCCAACAGCACCGGGTACGAACTCGAAGTGGTGGGGCAGCTGACACAGGCGTGGGACCTGAGCTTCAGCTACACCAGCTTTGATGTGGAAGATGCTGCGGGCAACGATGTCAACACAGACAATCCGCGCGAACTATTGAAACTTTACAGCACCTACCGGTTTGGCGGTGCGCTTGAGCGACTGACTGTTGCCGGTGGTGTCAACTGGCAGGGGCGTGAGTACATGAACGCCACCAACCCGGTGACCGGTGCCACCAATCGCCTGGAGCAGGACGCGTTCAGCCTGGTCAGCCTGATGGCGCGTTACGACATCAGTAGCAATCTGTCGGCGCAGTTGAACGTGGATAACCTGCTGGACGAAACCTACTACAGCCAGATTGGTTTCTACAGTCAGCTGGAGTACGGCCAGCCGCGCAACATCACCGGCACGCTGCGCTACGACTTCTGA
- a CDS encoding response regulator produces the protein MKYGVIVEDLPDAREWLRAALQDAFPGISVVAAPTLADARREIAEQVPDIALVDIGLPDGSGIDLIDALNRNHPQVMSIVTSVFDDDAHLFAALGAGASGYLLKDQGRQELTTMLQKIADGQPPLSPSMARHLLAFFAPRETPEGPPLTAREREVLGLIAKGYSSPKVADMLDISKHTAAGYVKTIYSKLNISSRAEAAMQASRMGIVGVDVF, from the coding sequence TTGAAATATGGCGTGATAGTCGAGGATCTGCCGGATGCCAGAGAATGGCTGCGAGCGGCGCTGCAGGATGCCTTCCCCGGCATTAGCGTGGTGGCTGCGCCAACGCTGGCGGATGCGCGTCGGGAAATAGCTGAACAGGTGCCCGACATTGCACTGGTGGATATCGGTTTACCCGACGGATCGGGCATTGATCTGATTGATGCGCTGAACCGCAATCACCCGCAAGTGATGTCGATTGTGACCAGTGTTTTTGATGATGACGCGCATTTGTTTGCTGCGCTCGGCGCAGGCGCCTCAGGCTATCTGCTGAAAGATCAGGGCCGCCAGGAACTGACCACCATGCTGCAGAAGATTGCCGATGGCCAACCGCCATTGTCACCCTCCATGGCCCGTCATCTGCTGGCTTTTTTTGCGCCACGGGAAACCCCGGAAGGCCCGCCGTTGACCGCACGCGAGCGCGAAGTACTGGGCCTGATTGCCAAGGGTTATTCGTCTCCGAAAGTGGCGGACATGCTTGATATCTCCAAACACACCGCCGCCGGTTATGTTAAAACCATCTACAGCAAACTGAATATTTCCAGTCGGGCAGAAGCTGCGATGCAGGCCTCTCGCATGGGCATCGTCGGTGTTGATGTCTTCTAG
- a CDS encoding sensor histidine kinase translates to MSGTTAMSGKKAMSPLTKVISGLFAALILISVTLVWLLTANPNYVFITDADVMDPASYDYPDANAQWRPTSLPRSWSRDPQHDNALEYAWYRIPLPEAVRENGWTQILMLRHIMNVEIWLDQHYLGSGGPASPDNLQRNWNRPVMWHIPEAWLTGENQMLYFRLHSVSDFGVMSPFFMGQTEALQQRYRIHHFLQIELVKIGLMAMFFIAALSLFAWLETQNPRWMLTLLMSLSWSLPLSYIVAPSVTFGEMNFLRLTHWGTVTGAVCLLAFVYAYYLSTPLRRLRWLALLPVLHGAVLIATPKLQIVAVGSAGQLLLQLLFVVLLVKLFRHGTAPRRQLLAVSAGLLIMLLAALHDITLVLSTATTRWRWDMLWAYITQPVMLLILTWLGLAAFKKGTSALRNLNRLLQTRLSAAENNIKQVYADQEILEREVRVAAEREAIYRDLHDDLGAKLLSLVLKSERGPIRDLARSALQDLRDIVSRVANNDSVLAAALADSMAEHEGRASGLGIAFDWDIDAATEDLICHSSLILKMRLLLRELISNTLWQEDVQRIEFVARLDQQQLTLRLSHDAPTTIALSPLLRKRLAALNATLQPTLPAPAAQQDLPHCLSVSLPVVTEPAAASA, encoded by the coding sequence ATGAGCGGAACAACAGCCATGAGCGGGAAGAAAGCCATGAGCCCACTTACTAAAGTCATCAGCGGCCTGTTTGCCGCCCTGATCCTGATCAGCGTGACTCTGGTCTGGCTGCTGACCGCAAACCCCAACTACGTCTTCATCACCGACGCCGACGTTATGGATCCCGCCTCGTATGATTACCCGGATGCCAATGCTCAATGGCGCCCCACGTCACTGCCCCGATCCTGGTCCCGGGACCCACAGCACGACAATGCGTTGGAATATGCATGGTATCGCATTCCATTGCCCGAGGCGGTTCGTGAAAATGGATGGACACAGATTTTGATGCTGCGCCACATCATGAATGTCGAAATCTGGTTGGATCAGCATTACCTGGGTAGCGGCGGACCGGCCTCACCAGACAATCTGCAGCGCAACTGGAACCGCCCGGTGATGTGGCATATTCCTGAAGCGTGGCTAACCGGTGAAAATCAGATGCTGTACTTCCGTCTGCATTCTGTGTCAGATTTTGGCGTCATGAGCCCCTTTTTTATGGGACAGACCGAGGCGTTGCAGCAGCGCTATCGTATCCATCATTTTCTACAGATAGAACTGGTCAAGATCGGTTTAATGGCAATGTTCTTTATAGCCGCCCTGAGTCTGTTTGCGTGGCTGGAAACACAAAACCCGCGCTGGATGCTGACCCTGCTGATGAGTTTAAGCTGGTCGCTGCCCTTGTCCTACATCGTCGCGCCCAGTGTGACTTTCGGGGAGATGAATTTTCTACGCCTGACACACTGGGGCACGGTCACCGGGGCCGTTTGTCTGCTGGCGTTTGTCTATGCATACTACCTCAGCACTCCACTACGACGGTTGCGTTGGCTGGCCCTATTGCCGGTGTTGCACGGCGCCGTATTGATCGCTACACCTAAATTGCAGATTGTTGCTGTGGGCAGTGCCGGGCAACTGCTCCTGCAACTACTGTTTGTGGTCCTGCTGGTGAAACTGTTTCGTCACGGCACAGCACCCAGACGGCAGTTGCTGGCAGTCAGCGCCGGCCTGCTCATCATGCTGTTGGCAGCGCTGCATGACATAACGCTGGTACTGAGCACAGCGACCACCCGATGGCGCTGGGACATGCTGTGGGCCTATATCACCCAACCCGTCATGCTGCTGATTCTGACCTGGCTGGGCCTGGCTGCATTCAAGAAAGGTACATCGGCTCTCAGGAATTTAAACAGACTCCTCCAGACTCGCCTGTCCGCAGCGGAGAACAATATCAAACAGGTTTATGCCGACCAGGAAATACTGGAACGTGAAGTTCGTGTCGCCGCCGAACGCGAGGCAATCTATCGTGACCTGCATGACGATCTCGGCGCCAAGCTGTTATCGCTGGTACTCAAGTCAGAGCGTGGCCCGATCCGCGATCTGGCACGCAGTGCGCTGCAGGACCTGCGCGACATTGTCAGTCGCGTCGCCAACAATGACTCCGTGCTCGCGGCGGCACTGGCCGACAGCATGGCCGAGCATGAGGGCCGGGCCTCCGGTCTGGGCATAGCGTTCGATTGGGATATCGATGCGGCAACAGAGGACCTGATCTGCCATAGCAGCCTGATTCTGAAAATGCGTCTGTTGCTGCGTGAGTTGATCAGCAATACCTTATGGCAGGAGGACGTGCAACGCATCGAATTTGTCGCCCGACTGGATCAACAACAGCTGACACTGCGACTGAGTCATGACGCGCCCACAACAATTGCCTTGTCGCCTTTGCTGCGCAAACGCCTGGCGGCACTGAATGCAACGCTGCAGCCGACATTGCCAGCGCCAGCAGCGCAGCAGGATCTGCCGCATTGCCTGAGCGTTTCATTACCGGTGGTTACAGAACCGGCAGCGGCATCAGCCTAG
- a CDS encoding serine hydrolase domain-containing protein gives MKRSMMSAAILSLVLSADGFAQQAENYDYWAPQRAMVQRGQQAVFMCNGLFTSQRTLEQVFSQELAFLRAPIGTVLGGDYHVDYERRAVEVGTPGAVPVMRAAFRDGIGCIILAPDQTLADIDELPELTLPLPAGDPAQIPWPDGDLIEPQPLPASIDAGALQAASDWAFNRPTPEQDTLSLIVVYQGQIIHERYADGINMDTRTRTWSTAKSIASTLIGMTVDQGLMALDEPLGLDWLPQSGSAGSDPRRDITLRHALNMSTGLESIDNGGMEYATGSGLSYWAGSSSVQGALARALIREPGTRWDYENYDTLLAIYAMKLALGGENTYAEFPRKALLDRIGMRNTLVSTDRFGDFILSSQVYTNARDLARFGLLYLNNGVWDGERLISEDWIEFSRTPAPATVGRGSQYGGQWWLVPEGRDDIPADAYSTNGNRGQYTVVVPSHDLVIVRRGLDYGRQGFSQWDLTREVVKAVNQGN, from the coding sequence ATGAAAAGGTCCATGATGTCAGCCGCGATATTGAGCCTGGTGCTGTCAGCCGATGGTTTTGCCCAGCAGGCCGAGAATTACGATTACTGGGCACCGCAACGGGCCATGGTGCAACGCGGTCAGCAGGCTGTTTTCATGTGCAACGGGCTGTTCACCAGCCAGCGCACACTGGAACAGGTGTTCAGTCAGGAACTGGCATTTTTGCGCGCTCCCATCGGCACGGTGCTGGGCGGTGACTATCATGTTGACTACGAACGCCGCGCAGTTGAAGTTGGCACACCCGGTGCCGTGCCGGTGATGCGGGCAGCGTTTCGCGACGGCATCGGCTGCATCATTCTGGCACCAGACCAGACCCTGGCTGACATCGATGAGCTGCCGGAACTGACCTTGCCGCTGCCTGCCGGCGACCCAGCGCAGATTCCCTGGCCTGACGGCGACCTGATTGAGCCGCAACCCTTACCGGCCAGTATTGATGCCGGGGCGCTGCAGGCCGCGTCAGACTGGGCCTTCAATCGGCCCACGCCCGAGCAGGACACGCTCAGCCTGATTGTGGTGTATCAGGGTCAGATTATCCATGAGCGTTACGCCGACGGTATCAACATGGATACCCGCACCCGGACCTGGTCCACGGCCAAGAGCATTGCCTCGACATTGATCGGTATGACCGTGGATCAGGGGCTGATGGCGCTGGACGAACCACTGGGGCTGGACTGGTTGCCGCAATCCGGTTCAGCCGGCTCGGATCCAAGACGAGACATCACTCTGCGTCACGCTCTCAACATGAGCACCGGGCTGGAAAGTATCGATAATGGCGGTATGGAGTATGCTACGGGGTCAGGCCTTTCTTATTGGGCCGGCAGCAGTTCGGTGCAGGGGGCGCTTGCACGCGCGCTGATCCGTGAACCGGGCACACGCTGGGACTACGAGAACTACGATACGTTGCTGGCGATATATGCCATGAAACTGGCGCTGGGCGGCGAGAACACCTATGCCGAGTTCCCACGCAAAGCATTGCTGGACCGCATTGGCATGCGCAACACCCTGGTGAGCACTGATCGCTTTGGTGATTTCATTCTTAGCAGTCAGGTGTATACCAACGCCCGCGACCTGGCCCGCTTTGGTCTGCTCTACCTCAACAATGGCGTCTGGGATGGTGAGCGGCTGATCTCTGAAGACTGGATTGAATTCTCCCGTACGCCAGCCCCAGCAACAGTCGGCCGGGGTAGTCAGTACGGCGGACAGTGGTGGCTGGTGCCGGAAGGCCGCGATGACATTCCGGCAGACGCCTATTCGACCAACGGCAACCGTGGGCAGTACACCGTGGTAGTGCCGTCCCATGACCTGGTGATTGTTCGCCGGGGGCTGGATTATGGACGACAGGGGTTCAGCCAGTGGGATCTGACCCGTGAGGTGGTGAAAGCGGTCAATCAGGGCAACTAG
- a CDS encoding MauE/DoxX family redox-associated membrane protein, with translation MADNKEHTATLHRMVMDKHLCPFGLKSLDLLKRKGYQVDDRHLTSREETDAFKAEHQVDTTPQTFIDGQRIGGYEALRKHFGMAPEKKEGVTYVPVLAIFVSAFAMSLALIWNIRGAPQLIPVLEWFVAITMCVLAIQKLRDLTAFSNQFIVYDLLAMRVVRYAYVYPFAEFYVGVGMLAGLSAWLVYPVALLIGGIGAVSVFKAVYIDKRELKCACVGGNSNVPLGFVSLTENLFMILAAVWMWVR, from the coding sequence ATGGCTGACAACAAGGAGCACACCGCAACCCTGCACCGAATGGTGATGGACAAACACCTGTGCCCGTTCGGGCTCAAGTCGCTGGACCTGCTCAAACGCAAGGGTTATCAGGTCGATGACCGGCATCTGACCTCCCGCGAAGAGACGGACGCGTTCAAGGCCGAGCATCAGGTCGACACCACGCCTCAGACATTCATTGATGGTCAGCGCATTGGTGGTTATGAAGCCTTGCGCAAGCACTTTGGCATGGCGCCCGAGAAAAAAGAGGGCGTCACCTACGTCCCGGTGCTGGCCATCTTCGTGTCCGCCTTTGCCATGTCGCTGGCGCTGATCTGGAACATTCGTGGTGCGCCGCAGCTTATTCCCGTTCTTGAATGGTTTGTGGCCATCACCATGTGTGTGCTGGCGATACAGAAACTGCGCGACCTGACGGCATTCTCCAATCAGTTTATCGTTTACGACCTGCTGGCCATGCGCGTGGTGCGTTACGCCTATGTTTACCCCTTTGCCGAGTTCTATGTCGGTGTCGGCATGCTGGCCGGACTGAGCGCCTGGCTGGTGTATCCGGTGGCGCTGCTGATTGGTGGTATAGGCGCCGTGTCCGTATTCAAGGCGGTCTACATCGACAAACGGGAGCTTAAATGCGCCTGCGTCGGCGGTAACAGCAATGTACCGCTGGGCTTTGTGTCACTGACCGAGAACCTGTTCATGATCCTGGCAGCGGTCTGGATGTGGGTCCGTTAG
- a CDS encoding NADP-dependent isocitrate dehydrogenase — protein sequence MSIDTAKIIYTETDEAPRLATYSLLPIIRSFTKAAGVAVETRDISLAGRIIATFPEYLNEDQRIGDALQELGELAKTPEANIIKLPNISASIPQLVAAIKELQAQGYKLPDYPFEPKTDEEKDIQARYGKVKGSAVNPVLREGNSDRRAPASVKNYAKKHPHRMGKWSSDSKTRVAHMSQGDFYGSEQSMTFAHADDLKIIFRTVAGEQVLRESVKVLDGEIIDAARMSAADLQAFFAKETAAAKEQGVLLSLHLKATMMKVSDPIMFGHAVNVFFQPVFEKHADTLRKLGVDTTNGFGDVVAKIATLPEDQRAAIEADIQAVYNSQPELAMVNSDKGITNLHVPSDVIIDASMPAMIRDSGKMWDRKGERQDTLAMIPDRCYAGVYQETISFCRDHGAFDPATMGTCPNVGLMAQKAEEYGSHDKTFEIPASGTVVVLNKAGDTVFSHEVEKGDIWRMCQVKDAPIRDWVKLAVSRSRLSGMPAVFWLDNNRAHDNELIKKVNAYLKEHDTDGLDLQIMAPDEATRHTLKRMKNGEDTISVTGNVLRDYLTDLFPILELGTSAKMLSIVPLMNGGGLFETGAGGSAPKHVQQFVEENYLRWDSLGEFLALAASLEHLAQRTDNQRAQILADALDQATAKFLDNDKSPARAIGQIDNRGSHFYLGMYWAEALAAQSKDSDLAERFGKLATFLNEKEADIVAELNGVQGSPVEIGGYYQPNAALVSPAMCPSATLSQALDGL from the coding sequence ATGTCGATTGATACCGCCAAGATTATCTACACTGAAACGGATGAAGCACCGCGCCTGGCAACCTATTCACTGCTGCCGATCATTCGCTCCTTCACCAAGGCCGCCGGCGTTGCCGTGGAAACCCGTGATATCTCCCTGGCGGGTCGTATTATTGCCACCTTCCCGGAATACCTGAACGAAGATCAGCGCATCGGTGATGCCCTGCAGGAGCTGGGCGAGCTGGCCAAGACGCCGGAAGCCAATATCATCAAATTGCCCAATATCAGTGCTTCAATTCCACAACTGGTAGCTGCCATCAAGGAGCTGCAGGCGCAGGGCTACAAACTGCCCGATTACCCGTTTGAGCCCAAGACTGACGAAGAAAAAGACATTCAGGCGCGTTACGGCAAGGTCAAGGGCTCTGCGGTGAACCCAGTGCTGCGTGAAGGCAATTCCGATCGCCGCGCACCGGCATCGGTCAAGAACTACGCCAAAAAACACCCGCACCGCATGGGCAAGTGGTCGTCTGATTCCAAAACCCGTGTTGCCCACATGAGTCAGGGTGATTTCTACGGCAGCGAGCAGTCGATGACGTTTGCGCATGCCGACGACCTGAAAATCATTTTCCGTACCGTGGCAGGCGAGCAGGTGCTGCGCGAATCAGTCAAGGTGCTGGACGGCGAGATCATTGATGCGGCTCGCATGAGCGCGGCCGATCTGCAGGCGTTTTTTGCCAAAGAAACGGCGGCTGCAAAAGAGCAGGGCGTTTTGCTGTCCCTGCACCTGAAAGCCACCATGATGAAAGTGTCCGACCCCATCATGTTCGGTCATGCCGTTAATGTGTTTTTCCAGCCGGTGTTTGAAAAGCATGCCGATACCCTGAGAAAACTCGGCGTTGATACCACCAACGGCTTTGGTGACGTGGTCGCGAAAATCGCGACCCTGCCGGAAGACCAGCGTGCCGCCATCGAAGCCGACATCCAGGCGGTGTACAACAGCCAGCCGGAACTGGCTATGGTCAACTCCGACAAAGGCATTACCAACCTGCACGTGCCCAGTGACGTCATCATTGATGCGTCAATGCCCGCCATGATTCGTGATTCCGGTAAAATGTGGGACCGCAAGGGCGAGCGTCAGGATACCCTGGCGATGATCCCGGACCGCTGCTATGCCGGTGTCTATCAGGAAACCATCAGTTTCTGCCGTGACCACGGTGCCTTCGATCCTGCCACCATGGGCACCTGCCCCAACGTTGGCCTGATGGCACAGAAGGCGGAAGAATACGGGTCACACGACAAGACCTTTGAAATTCCGGCGTCCGGCACAGTAGTGGTGCTGAACAAGGCCGGCGATACCGTGTTCTCGCACGAAGTCGAGAAAGGCGACATCTGGCGTATGTGTCAGGTCAAGGACGCGCCCATCCGTGACTGGGTCAAACTGGCTGTGTCCCGTTCGCGTCTCAGCGGCATGCCGGCCGTGTTCTGGCTGGACAACAACCGCGCACACGACAATGAGCTGATCAAGAAGGTTAACGCCTACCTGAAAGAGCACGACACTGACGGTCTGGATCTCCAGATCATGGCGCCCGACGAGGCGACCCGGCATACATTGAAGCGCATGAAAAATGGTGAAGATACGATTTCGGTTACCGGCAACGTGCTGCGTGACTATCTGACCGATCTGTTCCCCATTCTGGAGCTGGGCACCTCGGCCAAAATGCTGTCCATCGTACCGCTGATGAACGGTGGCGGCCTGTTTGAAACCGGTGCTGGCGGTTCTGCGCCCAAACACGTGCAACAGTTCGTGGAAGAGAACTATCTGCGCTGGGACTCGCTGGGCGAATTCCTGGCGTTGGCGGCATCACTGGAGCACCTGGCGCAACGCACGGATAACCAGCGCGCACAGATCCTGGCCGATGCACTGGATCAGGCGACCGCCAAGTTCCTCGACAACGATAAGTCACCGGCCCGCGCCATTGGTCAGATCGACAACCGTGGCAGCCATTTTTACCTGGGCATGTACTGGGCAGAAGCGCTGGCGGCGCAGAGCAAGGACAGTGATCTGGCGGAGCGTTTTGGCAAACTGGCAACATTCCTCAACGAAAAGGAAGCCGACATTGTCGCCGAACTGAACGGTGTGCAGGGTTCGCCGGTTGAGATCGGTGGTTATTACCAGCCCAATGCTGCGCTGGTGTCGCCGGCCATGTGCCCATCGGCAACACTGAGCCAGGCGCTGGACGGACTGTAA
- a CDS encoding ATP-binding protein — protein sequence MCIFCLASPGLAQSGDVAWQIWADAQPDSRTAADSRQRSQNRQSLLRSLQSPLAVLVPDGRELSSITLNGEILTLAMLPAHKGHTGSLYLLPSEAEPARSLSLTVSTPAPPIPAVPVLVGNYSALQSVLQQRDILFWQLPAWAAYASAFLVLVMWLAWSAQFDSRLHRTLFQAQLTACVYLCCQLGNSVLWLLAGYLSMAVWALLLVAVLLHNRRLSGVLPSPAARQSVVFAAVLLLLLILVDAGLGLFFADAGLGLYLADAELRLFLADATLELFELSLAVQPGMYLPLPAVGQVVMILAVLYLLVSQHVNNQVELTQLNVSLDQRVQRATGELERRYAEMKADALDAAGLHERKVIFQSLHEDLSDKLLHLIYTAADADAEELARAALKDLRDTRNLQSESQQNLGELMADVRNEIDTRCEQAGVNPGWHLSDSLYATTLTALQASCVTRTLREALSNVLKHASAASVQIGAELTAGQLHYSVSDDGHGIRPSPMAGRGLANMQNRVRDLGGSMQVTSSSAAGTTLSFSLPVEQP from the coding sequence ATGTGCATTTTTTGCCTCGCATCACCCGGCCTTGCCCAGTCAGGCGATGTTGCATGGCAGATATGGGCTGATGCCCAACCTGACTCGCGAACAGCTGCCGACAGCCGGCAGAGAAGCCAGAACCGACAAAGCCTGCTGAGGTCACTGCAGTCGCCGCTCGCGGTGCTGGTGCCCGATGGGCGTGAGCTGTCATCCATCACTCTCAATGGCGAGATCCTTACCCTGGCGATGTTGCCAGCACATAAGGGGCACACCGGCAGCCTATACCTGCTCCCATCTGAAGCAGAGCCCGCCCGCTCGCTGTCCTTGACCGTTAGCACCCCTGCGCCGCCGATACCGGCCGTTCCGGTACTGGTCGGTAACTACAGTGCTCTGCAATCCGTGCTACAGCAGCGCGACATATTATTCTGGCAATTGCCAGCCTGGGCTGCCTACGCCAGTGCGTTTCTGGTGTTGGTGATGTGGCTGGCCTGGTCTGCGCAATTTGATAGCCGGCTGCACCGAACACTGTTCCAGGCGCAACTGACCGCCTGCGTCTATCTGTGCTGCCAGCTGGGCAATTCCGTACTCTGGCTGCTGGCCGGTTACCTGTCCATGGCGGTTTGGGCCTTACTGTTGGTGGCAGTGTTGCTACACAACAGACGTCTCAGCGGTGTGCTGCCTTCGCCAGCGGCGCGTCAGTCCGTTGTGTTCGCGGCGGTGCTGCTGCTGTTGCTGATATTGGTTGATGCGGGGCTCGGGCTGTTTTTCGCTGACGCTGGGCTCGGACTGTATCTCGCTGACGCTGAGCTCAGGCTGTTTCTCGCTGACGCTACGCTCGAGCTGTTCGAACTGAGCCTGGCAGTGCAGCCTGGCATGTATCTGCCACTGCCTGCCGTAGGTCAGGTGGTGATGATTCTTGCAGTACTGTATTTACTGGTGTCGCAGCATGTGAACAATCAGGTTGAGTTGACTCAATTAAACGTCTCACTGGATCAGCGCGTACAGCGGGCCACCGGCGAGCTGGAACGGCGCTACGCGGAAATGAAAGCGGATGCTCTGGATGCTGCCGGCCTGCATGAGCGCAAGGTCATCTTTCAGTCATTGCACGAAGACCTCAGCGACAAATTGCTACACCTGATTTATACTGCCGCCGACGCGGATGCGGAAGAGCTGGCGCGAGCGGCCCTGAAAGATCTGCGGGACACCCGGAATCTGCAAAGCGAGTCGCAGCAGAACCTGGGTGAATTGATGGCAGATGTGCGCAATGAAATCGACACCCGATGCGAGCAGGCGGGTGTCAATCCAGGCTGGCACCTGTCCGACTCCTTATATGCAACAACGCTGACCGCCCTGCAGGCATCCTGTGTTACCCGTACGCTACGAGAAGCACTCAGCAATGTATTAAAACACGCCAGCGCAGCGTCGGTGCAGATTGGCGCGGAGCTGACAGCGGGACAACTACATTACAGTGTCAGTGACGACGGTCACGGCATCCGCCCATCGCCCATGGCCGGGCGTGGTCTTGCCAACATGCAGAACCGCGTGCGTGACCTGGGCGGCTCAATGCAGGTGACATCCTCCAGCGCTGCCGGCACCACCCTCAGCTTCAGCTTACCGGTGGAACAGCCATGA